The Pseudorca crassidens isolate mPseCra1 chromosome 3, mPseCra1.hap1, whole genome shotgun sequence genome includes the window AGTGTCCAAGGCCGACCTGCCACCCCAGAATTCAGTCTGATACAGGAGGAAGACAAGTAAAGAAGACAAGTGAAGAGGTCCTTGCAATACAGTGTGACACAGGTGCTGTGAAGGGGAAGCCCAAGGCGCTGGGAGCAGAGGAGTCATTGCCCCTGCGTGCTGGCATGGGCTTTCCAGAGGAAATCGGAGAGCACTGTGATAGAGGCCCACGCTCTGGCATCAGAAAAATCTGGGCTTGTGGCCCTGGCAAGCGACTTGACCTCTATGTGATTCTTTTGGTCTTTTCTCCCACAGTCGTAAAATGGTTGCCAGAGcatgaagcattttttttctgtgcTCTTGTTTGAGGAAAAATATGAAAGGGGTTGGatttattaataaaacatttgGAACTTTCTTGCACATGGTAAAAATTCAAGCAGTACAGAAGTATTATATACAGCAGCATAAAGTTTCCTCACCCTCCAGACCCCAGGCCCTCCGCAGGGACAATTACAgttaaaagttttcatttcatcTCTGTGTCTTCAAACATGTGATACAGAGCCTCCCAAGAAAATGATGAAACCTCTCAGATGTCAATAACGCGTTTCAATGGAGATAGGGACTTTGTATTTTCAAGtaacatacaatattttaagTTGTGTCAAAGGGCAGAAATGAATGACTTTGTTTTCATACAGGCCTTTATGTATAAGATGAAACACAACAAATATGTATATCCAACGAGATCAAACTATATACACTGTTCTCTACAccttttgcttttaaaagaaaacaatatcctAGCGATTGTTCCAAACAGCACAGAAAGACCTACCTCATTCTTTATGACAATTTGAgatcctagaagtggaattattgggCCCTACAGGGGCTGCAATCTGatattgccaaactgtcttcAAAGATTTTGCATCAATTCTGCCCCATCTGCAGTGGTTGAGAAGGTCTACTTCCTCACACCAAGGCTAGTGTGGGTATTTTCTGGCTTCCTCATCTTAATCTGATAGGTGAATACCAcagtgttttactttttatttatttatggataaGTGAAAGCATACAGATTTTTAAGCTTTATTCagatatagttgatatacaaaatTGCACACATttaacatatacttttttttttttttttttttttgcagtacgcgggcctctcactgttgtggcctctcccgttgcggagcacaggctccggacgcgtaggctcagcggccatggctcacgggcccagccgctccgtggcatgtgggatcttcccgttccggggcacgaacccatgtcccctgcatcggcaggcggactctcaaccactgcgccaccagggaagccctaacatatACATCTTAATGAGTTTGCTTGCTTTTGAGGGGGGGCGCCGGGCTGCCcgtcatgcgggatcttaatCCCCCCACCAGAAaacgaacctgcaccccctgcaatggaagcacagagtcttaaccactggaccgccagggaagtcccagtttgcatttatttctaaaaCAGTTTTCAACGTCTCCaatttcttctctgtgtgtgtattaaaaacatgtattgccagggaatttcctggcggtccagtggttaggactcggtgctttcactgccctggccgggttcaatctctggtcgaggaactaagatcctgcaagccgcacagcgcggcaaaaacaaaaccaaaccaaaacaaacaaaaaaaacaacccaaaaccaTGTATTGCCATTATAGGCTCTTGGGAGTGTGATTTGGCAAAACCTATTCAGAATTAAACTTCACATGTCCTCTGACCCATCAACCCAACTCCTGGTTATTTAtcctatagaaataaaaacataggaggtatatattacatatgtatgtgtgtgtgtgtgtatatatatttatatatatacacacacacacacacatatgcatgtacatacatatataaagagaATGTTTAGCGCCGATATTGCGGTGATAGAACTGGAAGCAACGTGAATACTCATCAATACGGGAATGTTTGAATAAATTTCACTGCCCTTATGAATTGCAACTTTAAAAGTGagtaatatatttagaaaaaaaagagtgatataTATCTGGAGGGAGTGTCAGTTCAGGCTCTGTGGAGAACAATTTGGCGCCATCAATAAAAGCGAAAAATTCAACACGCCTTTTAACAAGCTATTTCACTTCTACAAATTTATTCTCGAACTCTCCACCTTGTCCTCCGCTCTTGGTTCCGCCCTCAATCCTTCCCTTTAGGGCTCGTGACCGCCCCAGCCACGCTTTCCCCCAGTCTCGTTCCCGCCCTTAACCCCGCCCCCGGGCCTCGTCACCGCTCTAGCCACGCCTTCAGGGCGTGGTCCTAGTTCCCCAGGCACGCCCCCCGAGTCTCGTTCCCGCCCTTAACCCCGCCCCCGGGTATCGTCATCGCCCTAGCCACGCCTTCCGGGCTTGGTCCTAGTCCCTAACCCCACCTTCGGTGCCGCGTTCAGATCCCGTGCTGGTCTGGCTCCAGGGCCCAACCACGTCCCCGCAAGAGGAAAGCCAGAACTCTGCCGGCTACCGGAAGCCACGACCACCTCCCTGCCGGCACCCTCACTTCCTGCCGTCTCTTAGGGGCTTCCAAGGCGAGTCAACGAGTCCCTTTCGCCGGAAGCGGAAGTGCGTGTCGGCGGGATCATGGCCACTTTTGCGGACTTGCCGGACTCTGTTCTGTTGGAGATCTTCTCTTACCTCCCGGTTCGGGACAGGATCCGCATCTCCAGGTGCGGCCCCGCCCCGCGCGAGGGAAGGGCCGGGCGGGGGGGGTTGCACCAGGAGATGGACATCTGGTCCCCGCGGGGCCGGGACGTTCTAACGGCAGGTCCCCTTCCCCAGGGTCTGTCACCGCTGGAAGAGGCTGGTGGACGACCGGTGGCTGTGGCGACATGTCGACCTGACGCTCTACACGGTATGCGGGGCTGGCCGGGCAGGTCTGGGCCAAGGTCGGGCTGGCCCGACCTCGAGGACCACGCCTCCAACCCTGTGTTTCGAGCGAGGCTGTTCCGGGTGCATCCCGGCCGCGTCAGTTATTTGCTCCACTGTGAcgtccaggcctcagtttccccacctccaGAATGGGTGTTACCAAAGTCGTGCAGGGAAAGGGCTTATTGATGAGTTTTCATGGAGAAATCATTTTCCATAGTCAACTTATTTCCAGAATTAATCTCCTGAGTGGTGCAGGCAAACCATTTCCACTTTCTcccatttgcattttatttttttctttttattatgaactatttaaaatatatgtagaaatgTACAGAGGATAATATCTGAAACTATTTCCCCCCCTACCTAGATTTAACCTTTTTTAACCTTTGGCCTTATTTACTGCTGATCTTGTGAAACACACatacaaatgtttatatatacacatatgcatacaacAGTTTTAGGTATATCTCTTGCACTTTTGAAACCCTcctcagaggtaaccactatcATAAAGTGGATTTGTATCCCTTCGCgtttttatttacttcttatGTGTGTGCCCGTAAGCAATACACAGTATTGTTAACGTATTTCTAAAATTTAGATAATGCTGCTCTACTCTTTAGGTAGTTAAATGCTGTTTTACTTGTATAACCAGCTTTATTCACACATCGCTTTTGAGATTTACTCTAATCAGCACTTGTAAATCTAATTCATTCCTTTTAACTGCTGTTAAATGAATATACCGCaaattgtttatctattttcctgTTGACAGATGGTTAGGTTATTTCCAACTTTCTACTGTTATGAACAGCCTTATAAGGCAGTGTCTCAGACTTCACTGTGCATACGAATCACCtatggggatcttgttaaaatgcagattctgattcagtggccTGGAGTGGGGGCCCCAGATTCCAAATTTCTAATAACTTTCAAGGTGTTACTGATGCTGTTGCTTCTTGTTCCACAAGAATGTCCTTGTGTCTGTCTTCTTGCATCCAGGTACCAGTTACTCTGAAACCTAGAAGTACAATTTCTGAGAGGTAGGATCCTTTATATTTTCTCACTTTCAGTTCTTCATCTGCAATTCCAAAATCAGAAAGCCAGAAAAGTGAAAAGGTTTTTTGTAAGCTTGGCACAAATTCATTTGGTGGCAACACCTGGTGTGAACTGGTGTGAGGCTATTAATGTCCTTTTCCTTATCCCACTTGGAATAAAAGTCATGTTATACTGAAAAATATTAATCTGATAACAAGGTGCTGCCCTTGACCCTTCTGATGGTATCATATATGGTATTTGTACCACAttaattctgaattctgaaaccCATCTGTCTTCAGGAGTTTTGGATAAGGAATTGTGGCCttgtatagaaattatttttattgaaatcacctttaaaaatggttattttttCTGTACTAAAAAACTAACACATTACATAATAATGTAGTTCTTAGTTATTTTTTCTGCCATTTTATTATgagaaatttcaaacatatataaaagttgaaagaatagtacaGAGAGCACGAAGTTGCCCACTATTAGTATTTGACTACATTTGTTTTATCCCCTGTTGACCGATCCATCCATCCCTCtttccatccatcaatccattttattttttaaatacacttcAAAATAAGTCGCAGACAAGAGTCCACTTCATCCCTAAATGCTTTAGCGTACGTAATAGAGATTAACTAGAacatttgttttgcatttctctttttgaggtttaatttttaaaaatcacacaagtCATGAATAATTCTTGTAAAAATGTTGAAGTAgtataactatgtgtggtgatggatgttaactagacttatgtggtgatcatttcacaagatatacaaatatcgaaccattgtgtgtacacctgaaactaatataatatgtcaattatatctaaaaacaaaaaaccattgaAGTATTGCCACAGATGAAGCTAAGAGCCTTTGACAGTCATCCCCTGGTATCTTCAACCCTTACCCAGAGTAACCACTATTATAAGTGTGGAATATTTCCTTCTATCCCATCTTCTATGCCTTTATATCCTTGGGCCTGTATAAGGGAAGGAAAGTAAAGTGGTTACAAGAGCAAGATTGGCCTTTGGAGTCAGGCTGTGTTGAATCATAGCTGTACTCTTGCAAGAACAAGATTCTGGCCACTGCATTTTTCCAGAGGTACCTGCTACACAACCAGGTACTGTGTGAGCTTTCTAGTTCAGTGCTCATCACTGCACCTGGCaaacagtaggtactcaatacaaGTTAGCCATTATGGTTGGAATAATTGTacccatataaaatatatagtattgtttcttttttctttaacctttaaAGTATCATTTTGCCACTCTTTCCTGCATGTTTTGAGGAGTTACCAGGGTTCATATCTCTGGATCTACTTTGTTCTTAGTTACTACCTACATGGCTGTTATCTTATCAGTGGACATTTGGTTTTTGCTGTTAAAACCACGATGTCAGAAACTAATGTTTCTGTAGGGTAAATTCCACAAAAGAGGTCTTACTAGGTCAGGCAGTATGTGCatttaaacaaactgaaaaattagtttaaaaaaataataagggggGCGGTgcaaaaaaagatatacacaggattcaaaaggtacaaaataataaaaattggaaagtaaGGTCTCCCTACTTCTGTCACCCAGGTCACCTTGTTCTTTCCCAGAGAAGCAGCAGatgctccccacccccttttttttgtgggatcttagttccctgaccagggatcaaacccgggccctcggcagtgaaagtgcggagtcctaaccactggaccgccagggaattcctgctcccatattcttaaaaacaaaacaggtgcCAGTGGGTGTCCACATTTTACATTTCAGTAAAACTCACCAGATCGCATTCCAAAGTATCCAGACCAAGTGCCACCAGCAGGACCTGAGAACtgcttctccacatcctggccagtGTTTGATATTATGAAACTTAAAGGATTTTCTAATTTTGTCCTTTTACAAGTAAAAGGGATTCAACCTCTGGCTTCgtgggcatttaaaattttgccaaCGGTCGCTTCTACTTGTGTGAGTTCCCTTTTAGTGGGCAATGTTTCTAGTGAGTCCCTTTCCCTCGGCCCAAACTTGCAGGTCCAAATTTTATCAGGAAGATTTGATTCCTCTGTCAAGAGTAGTCAACAgggagaagggataaattaggagtttgggattaaaatatacacactactgtatataaaatagataaccaacaaggacctatagtatagcacagggaactatactaaaaatcttgtaataacctaaaatggaagacaatgtaaaaaatatatatatatatatatattctgaatcactttgctgtacactgaaactaacccaagatagtaaatcaactatatttcaatgaaaaattttaaaaaagaatttaggaaTAAAAGGATTAGGGATACCAAGAACCCAACAGAAAAGGTGTAACTGAGAGGCAGCAAAATATCCTCTTGCCTGGTCGTGGATTTTGCTAATAAAAAAGtcatatttacaaaaaaaaaaactcgtcAACAGATTTTATGGTAtgcagtttctttttaattttatttatttatggttgcgttgggtcttcgttgtagttgtggagagcgggggctactcttcgttgcagtgtgcgggcttctcactgcagtggcttctcttgttgcagagcacaggctctaggcacgcaggcttcagtagttgtggcatgcaggctcagtgtggcttgtgggctctagagtgtaggctcagtagttgtggcgcacgggcttagttgctctgcggcatgtgggatcttcccagaccaggactcgaacccttgtcccctgcattggcaggcggattcttaaccactgcgccaccagggaagtccctacaatttcttttttctgtcctttttttttttgaagctaaAATGTACATATAATGAAATGCACAGGGTACCAGTTAGTTAtagttcgtttgtttgttttctactaATTTCCCAGGGTTAATTTTTGCAGCTTTCACTCTTACCaagctgtgatttttatttttttcttttaacctagaTCTGATTTATCCTGGGCAGTTTTAgcctttttcagttttattttatgttgtttatttctaTGAGGAGGTAGTCATTAAGAAAGGGATAAAAATATTGCCAGGTGGATTTACTTTCTTGCTTACTGCAGAAGATAACTCTTGCTAGAGACAGATCTGTTATGGTCTCTTACCGCCATTGCTTTTGTTCCAACCTAGAGGTCAACACAGATTAAATCATCCTGTTGCTCCTGGGGAGGTATCTGGTGGCGTGAGGCTGGTGAGGGAAGGACAGAATTCCCAGGGAACATCAGAGCCCCAGCTGGGGACTGCCTGTCTCCAGGCAGGTGGGGGCCTTGGAAGATGCCCCACATCTCTCCCCCAGTCACAGCCCGCCCCCCACACCCCGTTTCTGGTTCTTACAGATGCGGCCTAAAGTCATGTGGCACCTCCTTCGCCGGTACATGGCATCCCGGCTCCATTCCCTGCGGATGGGCGGCTACCTGTTCTCGGGCTCTCAGGCTCCCCAGCTGTCCCCCGCCCTGATGAGGGCCCTGGGCCAGAAGTGCCCCAACCTCAAGCGCCTCTGCCTGCACGTGGCCAACCTGAGCATGGTGCCCATCACCAGCCTCCCCTGCACCCTGAGGACCCTGGAGCTGCACAGCTGTGAGATCTCCATGGCCTGGCTCCTCAAGGAGCAGGACCCCACCGTGCTGCCCCTGCTCGAGTGCATCGTGCTGGACCGTGTCCCCGCCTTCCGCGACGAGCACCTGCAGGGCCTGACGCGCTTCCGCGCGCTGCGCTCGCTGGTGCTGGGCGGCACCTACCGGGTGACCGAGACCGGGCTGGATATGGGCCTGCAGGAGCTGAGCTACCTGCAGAGGCTGGAGGTGCTGGGCTGCACCCTCTCGGCCGACAGCACCCTCCTGGCCATCAGCCGCCACCTTCGAGATGTGCGGAAGATCCGGCTGACCGTGCGGGGCCTCTCGGCCCCTGGCCTGTCGGTCCTGGAGGGCATGCCGGCCCTGGAGAGTCTGTGCCTGCTGGGGCCGCTCATCACCCCAGAAATGCCTTCCCCGCATGAAATCCTCTCCTCCTGCCTCACCATGCCCAAGCTCAGGGTCCTTGAGctgcaggggctgggctgggagggtcAGGAGGCAGAGAGGATCCTGTCTAAGGGGCTACCCCACTGTATGGTCATTGTCAGGGCCTGCCCCAAAGAGTCCATGGACTGGTGGATGTGACTGCACCAGCCGAGCCTGAGACCCCTCTCAGCTTTTATTAATGAGTCCCAGACCCTCTGAGCAGCACCTTACCATGGGCAGGTAATCCGGCTGGAGAGCTATGAAGGCCACAGGTAGAAAGAACCTAAGCCTTGGCTCCTCCAGATCATTAGAATCATGGTTTGCCAGCTGTGTGGCCTCTGTGACATCAGCCAGCCTCTCGGAGGCCCTGTCCTCACCTCCAGAAATGAGGAAGACCATAGCTACCTCTCGGTTATGTTGCAAAGCCTTACTCTTTACCAGCCCTGAGGCCCGAGAAGGTCCTGGATGAAGAGCCATTCTCAGGAACAGGACAGATGTGGAAGGGTGGGTTAGGAGTTAGGGAGACCTGAGGGGTCAAGGCCCCTTAGGAAGCCTGGAAGGGCTGTCAACGCATGTGCACCAgcacactgacacatcattgaCACGCCGACACACCACTGACACGCCGACACACCACTGATAGTCCTACATGCACGCAGGAGACACGGAGAGAAGGGCAGATACAACTCATGCTTTGATGTTCGAAATGTTAATAAAGTTTCTAAGTTGTCCTTTCAGTATTTTGTattctgtattttccaagttttgcgcaatatatattattttgctaTTAAAGAAAGATAATCACGTTTTTCAAAAAAGCAtttggtttattcattcaacaaatgtgccTTCAGCCTCCGCTCTCTTGCAAGCATGGTTCTAGGCACTGGgaccacagcagtgaacaaaacagacaaggaaGAAGACAGGATGATAAACAGGTGAACACACGCATGGAACGGTTTCAGAGACTCTGAGACAATAAACCAGGGCCACGTGATGGGGGCACACGTGTTTGGTTGAGTGGGCAGGGTGGGCCTCTCTGAGCCCAGAGCTGAGAGGTGAGGAACCAGCCCCGGGAAGCGCTGGGGAAGACAGAAAAGGCAAAGACTTGAGATGGGAGTGAGCTTGGCAATTTCCAGGGATGGGAAGAAGGTCCAAGTGGCCGAGGGAACAGGGGGTGAGCAATCAAGAGTGAAGTCAGAGATGATGGGGAGAGGTTAGAAGGGCCTCACAGGTGGCTTTGGTTTTAGGGGTTCAAAAGGTAGCAACTCCTTTTCTGCCCTTTGAGTCTGAACCACTTGAAAGATGCAGGTGGCAGACTGATAGTGATCCTAAGTAACTTAGGATCACTGCCCATGAAATGAgcgttattttttttttgaagtatagttgatttacaatgttgtgttaatttctgctgtacagcaaagtgactcgtgactcagttatacatatgtatatactttttttttttttttgggccacgccgcacggcatgcaggatcttagttccccagccagggatcaaacccgtgccccctgcagtggaagcgtggagtgtcaaccactggacctccagggaagtccctgtcatctgttttaaaatgtacctggacaatagtgcagccttgggacagGGTCCTGGTACAcccccctcaagggatatacataacaatatcttcaagttgttttgcagatactgaaacctccaccaggtgggagaagttaactaaCGGTATGGTGCCCACAAGCATTTAGACCCCAGAATGGTTAGAACCAGAAGGTtaatgatgctgactcccacctACCTCACAACCAACAAATCAGAAGAacgtccacgagctgatcacgccctcctctttgaaccattactataaaactcctcactaccccacTCCAGgtcgggacacacagttttgaggacaTTAgtctgctgtggccccctttgcctggcaaagcgaaaaagctattttttttctaattcacccccaccaaaataaaaataaaacaagacagaATGTACCTGGAACTTGTTTTAATCACGTATAGTAAGGTGATAGACGTGGAGACAGCGGTTGTATGGCCATTAGCATAACTGACACCATCTTGGGCCCTGTTCCTCCTGTCCTTCCACTGACCCTATGTAAGACTGTACTGTACAGTAAATGACTTCTCTGTCGTCAAGGGCTTTGTAGTTAATACTGTTTCATAATCATTAGGTTCAGGTGGCCTCTATGCTCTGTTAGGccccaaacaatgatgaaaacttTCACTGCTGATGTATTCCCGGCACCCATGAGACTAGTTACCCATTTAAAAATCTTGACTTAGGAACGCACATCCTGTTTCCAagcaccttcccccaccccctaggTTAACTATAAATTGTCCAAATGGCCCCTCGGGGGTGTGAAGTGAGGCTGTGAATGCTTCCGGATCGCTGTCCAATTGATCCCACCCTGTGAGTAAGTTACCCTCTAATAAACGGATCCATTGATTATATGGAGCTGCCTGCCTTGTTTTTCGGTCTCAAGATGCTTTCTTATTTCGGTGGTCTCTTCATTCTCTCCATCCTCCAACAACTGTCCTTTAAAGAAGGGCTTATTACTACAATTCCCAAGAGCAGGGGCATGCCATGCCAAGAACGGCCACACGGGGGCGCACCAGGACTGGTCAGCAAGAGTGAGGGAAAAGCATGGGCCAGAGCCTCTGTTATAGTTTTTGCTGGAAGGAatgggagaggcaggggaggCCAGCAGAGCAAGCTAAGAATTGGATGGTTTAAATAATTtcagtgggggacttccctggtggtccagtggttaagaatccgccttccaatgcaggggacgtgggtttgatccctggtcggggaactaagatcccacatgccgtgggatCACAACTGAGCCAGCAGGCTGAAACTAGGGAGagaagaccatgtgccacaacaaaagatcccgcatgctgcaagaaagatcctgcgtgctgcaactaagacccaatgcagccaacaattaaatcaatatatatataaataaataaatatgtttttaaaggcatttaaataaataaataaataatttcagtggGTTCTAGGCTCTAGGGGTGGTCCCTAGTTGCATGCTACATGGTCCTGGGATGATTTAGGGCAGAGGGAATATTGGTTTAGGGTCCCAGGGTTAGATAAAGGAGGTGATCGGATTGGCTGGTTTGCATATGAGAAGCGGGCTCCCAGGCATGTGGTTTGCTATCTCTAGGAACTAGCTAACCCTGGGAGGGGTGGTCTTTCCCCAGGTTTGCAAGACctaagatgtcaaagcatcataaaatgtagaaaataaaaaacatgattaATACACCCTCCCATGGGAATTCCCtcgctgtccagtggttaggatccgagctctcactgccaagggtccagggttcaatccctggtcggggaactaaaatccaaCAAGCCACGCAGCGTGACCAAAAAataaccccccaaaacaaaacaaacaaaaaatacaccaTCCCATGAAGGTAAGGTATCATTTATCAAGTGCTTGCTTATTGCATGTCAGGTACTGTGCTCAGTCCTTCATGTACAGACTCCTATCAGCAGCCCAGTGAGAAaggcacagaggaggaaactgaggcacagagaagttaagttgcccaaagccacacagctaatgACGTAGCAAAACTTGAGTAATCTTATTCCATGATCTTAACCATTATGTGAATTTGCTTTGTTGACATGGAACATTATGTGAAAGGATGGCCCAGTAACTGCCCCAttagacaaaaaaatttttttcgtttattgaggcataattaaTGTATAACAAACCACATGTTTAAGTAATTTGATGACTTTTGACATGTGTGCACTCATAAAACCACCACTacaatcaaaataacaaacatttccatcacccccaaaagtttccttgtggcCCCTCATAACCCTCCCTCCGTTCTTGTCCCCAGGACCACTgatctgtcactatagattattttgcttttcctagaatattatataaatggaatcatatagtgtgctattttctctgtgtgtatggGAGGGGTCTTGTTTCTTTCACCCAGCGTAataattttgagatttatccagaCAGTTGCAGGGATCAAAAATTTGTTCCCAGGAATTCCcgggcagtctagtggttaggactccatgcttccactgtagggcgcccccgtttgatccctggtggtggggggaactaagatcccgcatgcccttcagcgtgaccaaaaaaataaaacccaaaaaacttaagaaaaaaatttgttcctgagtagtattccaccaTACGGCTAGAGACAATTTGTTATCCATTCACTGATGGATGGTTATTTGCGTTTAAACATATAATTCttgagaagaaatgaacacaacattgtaaatcaactatactttagttaaaaaagtaaagtataaaataagccttgggacttccctggtggtccagtggttaagactccagtcccaatgcagggggcccgcattcgatccctggtcagggaactaaagatctcacgtgctacaactaaagatcccgcatgctgcaactaagacccagtgcagccaaataaataatttttttaaaaagagccttAAAAAACATATAATTTCTGGTTAACAAGAAATTTTCCTGATGCTGAAAATAATACCTGCttgtaaataattttaacattACAGAAATTGAATCTATTTCTAATCTCTGGCCCGGGAGGGAATCATTGTAAGTTTGGCTTATCgtcttctaaaattttctttgtcttgttgactgaaaaaaaaatgcacagtgtgagagttgtgagttaagttttattagggacaaaatgaggactatagcccaggagacagcctctcagatagctctgaggaactgctcccaaaaggtgggggaggaggtCAGTATACGTATGACTTTAATGAAGGGGGATACGTGCAACCAAGCACACATTTGGTAGAAGGTCGCTGCTAGTCGCAAGGGGCAGATGTCTCCGTTaataattttagtgcttttctaaatatgagaagATGGAAGAAACTAGACTGATAAAATCTTCTGAAAAATCTAACTATcggaagacctgttctgccagtttttcccagagcacagagtgcctcattcctgatctccaccctgaacttcTTGCAGGGTGAGATGAAGGTCAGCCactgcagtggctagtgacttcATTCCTGTAGAACCAGAAGGCAAGTGACAATTTTTAGTTGGCAGTCTATTattgtgactttggacaaaaaaaaaaacgtgggCATCTCTTCATTTCCCTCCTGAGTTTGAGACCAGTCACAGGAATCAGCAATGAAAACATCAGCTTCATGGCCCATAAAAGCAGGACTGAAACACGTGGCTCCACTATGCAGCCTGGTGGGTTTTCTGATATTTCACCCCTAAATTTGCCAGACCTACTCGGGCATGGCAGAGCTGGTCAACCACAAGGCTCCTGTAGATGCTTACTGCATGGCCCCAGCCTGATCAAAATACCCTCTGTCTGGGGCCCAGAAGACTCCAAAAGGCAGAGGGAAAGGGTGTGAACCGTTCAGACTCAGCTCCTTC containing:
- the FBXL12 gene encoding F-box/LRR-repeat protein 12 isoform X1 — encoded protein: MATFADLPDSVLLEIFSYLPVRDRIRISRVCHRWKRLVDDRWLWRHVDLTLYTMRPKVMWHLLRRYMASRLHSLRMGGYLFSGSQAPQLSPALMRALGQKCPNLKRLCLHVANLSMVPITSLPCTLRTLELHSCEISMAWLLKEQDPTVLPLLECIVLDRVPAFRDEHLQGLTRFRALRSLVLGGTYRVTETGLDMGLQELSYLQRLEVLGCTLSADSTLLAISRHLRDVRKIRLTVRGLSAPGLSVLEGMPALESLCLLGPLITPEMPSPHEILSSCLTMPKLRVLELQGLGWEGQEAERILSKGLPHCMVIVRACPKESMDWWM
- the FBXL12 gene encoding F-box/LRR-repeat protein 12 isoform X2, whose translation is MRPKVMWHLLRRYMASRLHSLRMGGYLFSGSQAPQLSPALMRALGQKCPNLKRLCLHVANLSMVPITSLPCTLRTLELHSCEISMAWLLKEQDPTVLPLLECIVLDRVPAFRDEHLQGLTRFRALRSLVLGGTYRVTETGLDMGLQELSYLQRLEVLGCTLSADSTLLAISRHLRDVRKIRLTVRGLSAPGLSVLEGMPALESLCLLGPLITPEMPSPHEILSSCLTMPKLRVLELQGLGWEGQEAERILSKGLPHCMVIVRACPKESMDWWM